In Meiothermus ruber DSM 1279, the following proteins share a genomic window:
- a CDS encoding sugar phosphate isomerase/epimerase family protein: protein MQIGVCTWTFGPLGLEQVASRLQRLGFDGVELLGELPLNPSEVRAILQSHGLRLFSLTPANVDLAHPDPARRLEALDYYHRLLDFAAEAGGPLVSCHGAVGRFAPLATQSQEWAWLVEGVGQICSHARALGLTVVFEVLNRYETHLVHTAQEALALLSQVGQPNLKVLLDTYHMNIEEASLPAAIRQAGPHLGLFHLADSNRRGIGEGHTDFAEIWAALQEVGYTGPLILEATAPGPNPFTPVKGAGYLETLEADLSKSLRRLRARAQ from the coding sequence ATGCAAATAGGGGTCTGCACTTGGACGTTTGGGCCGCTTGGCCTGGAGCAGGTAGCCTCGAGGCTCCAGCGCCTGGGGTTTGATGGGGTCGAACTTTTGGGCGAGCTGCCGCTAAATCCCAGTGAGGTACGCGCCATTTTGCAATCACACGGGCTCAGGCTCTTTTCCCTCACCCCAGCCAACGTTGATCTGGCCCATCCCGACCCGGCCAGGCGGCTCGAGGCCCTGGACTACTACCACCGGCTGCTCGACTTTGCCGCAGAGGCGGGCGGCCCGCTGGTCTCCTGCCACGGGGCGGTGGGGCGCTTTGCCCCACTGGCAACGCAAAGCCAGGAATGGGCCTGGCTGGTAGAGGGCGTGGGTCAAATCTGTTCGCACGCCAGGGCCCTGGGGCTCACGGTGGTCTTCGAGGTGCTCAACCGCTACGAAACCCACCTGGTACACACCGCCCAGGAAGCCCTGGCGCTGTTGTCGCAGGTGGGCCAGCCCAACCTCAAGGTGCTGCTGGATACCTACCACATGAACATCGAAGAGGCCAGCCTGCCCGCGGCCATCCGCCAGGCCGGCCCCCACCTGGGCCTCTTCCACCTGGCCGACTCCAACCGCCGGGGGATTGGGGAAGGGCATACCGACTTCGCAGAGATCTGGGCCGCGCTGCAGGAGGTGGGCTATACCGGCCCGCTCATCCTGGAGGCCACCGCCCCCGGCCCCAACCCCTTCACCCCGGTTAAGGGGGCAGGGTATCTCGAAACTTTGGAAGCCGATCTGAGCAAGAGCCTGCGCCGGCTACGGGCCAGGGCGCAGTAA
- the iolG gene encoding inositol 2-dehydrogenase: protein MSKSFGVALLGAGRMGMEHARTLLGIAEARVLAVADPNLQAAEAARLLLRAEKIYPNPEEAIHHPGVEAVVIVTPTDTHARYIELAALTGKAIFCEKPVAKELGETRRVLEVVEQKGVPFQIGFQRRYDPPYAQAKSKIEAGEIGPVEQFIAVMRDPAPAPLEYLRTSGGLFVDMAIHDIDCARFLVGEVEEVQAWGTVRVDPRIGEIGDVDTTNLSLRFANGALGVIQNSRRAVYGYDVRTEVFGARGKLVMDATPKTPLWQYGSGINADHYHFFMDRFKEAYRLELEAFFRSLSQGVAPTPGPQDALESLRIAVAATKSLREGRVVRLSEVV from the coding sequence ATGTCTAAATCGTTTGGTGTAGCGTTGCTGGGTGCAGGAAGGATGGGTATGGAGCACGCCCGTACCCTGCTGGGCATTGCCGAGGCCCGGGTGCTGGCGGTGGCCGACCCCAACCTGCAAGCCGCCGAGGCCGCCCGGCTTCTGTTACGCGCCGAGAAGATCTACCCCAACCCCGAGGAAGCCATCCACCACCCCGGCGTGGAGGCAGTGGTGATCGTCACGCCCACCGATACCCACGCCCGCTACATCGAGCTTGCGGCCCTGACCGGCAAGGCCATCTTCTGCGAGAAGCCGGTGGCCAAGGAGCTGGGGGAAACCCGGCGGGTTCTGGAGGTGGTGGAGCAGAAGGGCGTACCTTTCCAGATTGGCTTCCAGCGCCGCTACGACCCCCCTTACGCCCAGGCCAAAAGCAAGATTGAGGCCGGCGAGATTGGGCCGGTCGAGCAGTTTATCGCGGTGATGCGCGACCCCGCCCCGGCCCCCCTGGAGTACCTGCGCACCTCGGGCGGGCTGTTTGTGGACATGGCTATTCACGACATAGACTGCGCCCGGTTTCTGGTGGGCGAGGTGGAGGAGGTGCAGGCCTGGGGCACGGTGCGGGTGGATCCCCGGATTGGCGAGATTGGCGATGTGGACACCACCAACCTGAGCCTGCGCTTCGCCAACGGGGCGCTGGGGGTAATCCAGAACTCCCGCCGTGCGGTCTACGGCTACGACGTGCGCACCGAGGTTTTCGGGGCCAGGGGCAAGCTGGTGATGGACGCCACCCCCAAAACCCCCTTGTGGCAGTACGGCAGTGGCATCAACGCCGACCACTACCACTTCTTTATGGATCGCTTCAAGGAGGCCTACCGGCTGGAGCTCGAGGCCTTCTTCCGCTCGCTGAGCCAGGGGGTGGCCCCCACGCCCGGCCCCCAGGATGCCCTCGAGTCCCTGCGCATCGCGGTTGCAGCCACCAAGAGCCTGCGGGAGGGCCGGGTGGTGCGCCTTTCGGAGGTGGTATGA
- the iolB gene encoding 5-deoxy-glucuronate isomerase: protein MSRHHFRPVVGPTLLEVTPATAGWRYLSFGVWALQEGETRTGQTGGLEVALVPLSGELEVQVGSALFQLKRQDVFSELPSVLYLPPASTYQVTALQATELAWGGAPAEGRYPLRLFQPPEMRVEMRGGGHALRQVSHILGPHLPAERLILYEVYTPSGSWSGWPPHRHDGQMGSLYLEETYYYKVSPRTGWAIHRNYSPEDGLDELLLARDGELILAPKGYHPVVAPPGSNVYYLNYMAGEALCEQRATPPVDEPEWAWMRQDWSGQPITLPIGQK, encoded by the coding sequence ATGAGCAGGCATCACTTCAGACCTGTGGTGGGCCCCACCCTGCTCGAGGTCACCCCGGCCACGGCGGGCTGGCGCTACCTGTCGTTTGGGGTCTGGGCGCTACAGGAAGGAGAGACCCGCACAGGACAGACCGGGGGCCTCGAGGTGGCCCTGGTGCCCCTATCCGGTGAGCTGGAAGTGCAGGTTGGCTCGGCGCTGTTCCAGCTAAAACGCCAGGATGTCTTCAGCGAGCTGCCCTCGGTGCTCTACCTGCCGCCGGCCAGCACCTACCAGGTGACAGCCCTGCAAGCAACCGAGCTGGCCTGGGGCGGGGCCCCCGCTGAGGGGCGTTACCCCCTGCGCCTGTTCCAGCCCCCCGAGATGCGGGTGGAGATGCGGGGTGGAGGCCACGCGCTGCGCCAGGTCTCGCACATCCTGGGGCCCCACCTACCCGCCGAACGGCTGATTCTCTACGAGGTCTACACCCCTTCGGGCTCCTGGTCGGGCTGGCCCCCCCACCGGCACGATGGGCAGATGGGCTCGCTGTACCTCGAGGAAACCTACTACTACAAGGTGAGCCCCAGGACTGGCTGGGCCATCCACCGCAACTACAGCCCCGAGGATGGCCTGGACGAGCTGCTGCTGGCCCGCGACGGCGAGCTGATCCTGGCCCCCAAAGGCTATCATCCGGTGGTGGCCCCTCCCGGCTCCAACGTTTACTACCTCAACTACATGGCCGGGGAGGCCCTGTGCGAACAGCGGGCCACCCCCCCGGTGGACGAACCCGAATGGGCCTGGATGCGGCAGGACTGGTCGGGCCAGCCCATCACACTACCCATCGGCCAAAAGTAA
- a CDS encoding DeoR/GlpR family DNA-binding transcription regulator: MRSEERRSKIIELLEQKGSVLVEDLAALFEVSQVTIRKDLSELEARGLLHRTHGGATYTHKSLFNPSFREKIHLQQAEKQAIAKAALELIEEGDTLILDAGSTTLALVRLMKRAFRSLYIITNSVPIASELSETRWELLLTGGLVRHHSMALIGPAAVRTLEVYHADKAFMCATGVSLQTGYTTPNPYEAQTKQAMLRAADTRYALVDSSKLGRATLASFAALDEIDLLISDEGAPKEFLAQLEQRNLPYKLAPLRAETHTAAV, encoded by the coding sequence ATGCGCAGCGAGGAACGCCGTAGCAAAATCATCGAGCTGCTGGAACAAAAAGGCTCGGTGCTGGTCGAGGATCTGGCGGCCCTGTTTGAGGTCAGCCAGGTCACCATCCGCAAAGACTTGAGTGAGCTCGAGGCCCGCGGTCTTTTGCACCGCACCCATGGGGGGGCCACCTACACCCACAAGAGCCTGTTCAACCCTTCCTTCAGGGAAAAAATCCACCTCCAGCAGGCCGAGAAACAGGCCATTGCCAAAGCTGCGCTCGAGCTGATCGAGGAGGGCGACACCCTGATTCTGGACGCCGGCAGCACCACCTTGGCCCTGGTGCGCCTGATGAAGCGGGCTTTTCGTTCCTTATACATCATCACCAACTCGGTGCCCATCGCCTCCGAGCTCTCCGAGACCCGCTGGGAGCTGCTTTTGACCGGTGGACTGGTGCGCCACCACAGCATGGCCCTGATTGGCCCGGCGGCGGTGCGCACCCTCGAGGTCTACCACGCCGACAAAGCCTTCATGTGCGCCACCGGGGTTTCTCTCCAGACCGGCTACACCACCCCCAACCCCTACGAGGCCCAGACCAAACAGGCCATGCTCCGCGCCGCCGATACCCGCTACGCCCTGGTGGACTCGAGCAAGCTGGGCCGGGCCACCCTGGCCAGCTTTGCGGCGCTGGACGAGATAGACCTGCTGATTAGCGACGAAGGTGCTCCCAAGGAGTTTTTAGCCCAGCTAGAGCAGCGCAACCTGCCCTACAAGCTGGCCCCGCTCCGGGCCGAAACCCACACCGCAGCGGTCTAG